ATTGTATGCTAAAACTGAACATCCAACAGGAGCAACCCCTATAGTATCTCCTAATACATCTAATTCTTCTAATACTTCTCCTACTAATCTATGAATTATACCATGTGTACATCCTGGACAGTAGTGAGTTTGGTTATCTGTTAATCCTTGAGTTTTCTTGAATACAAGTGTCATTATCTAGCACCTCCCATAGCAACTTGTTGAGATTGTTCTACTATTTCTTTAGCTTTTGCAGCTATTTCTGCTGGTGATGGTATCATACCACCTGTTCTTCCATAGAAGTGAACAGGTAATCTACCTTCTATAGCTAGTCTAACATCCTCTACCATTTGTCCAGTACTCATTTCTACTGTTAATAAGTTCTTAGCTTCTGGTATTTGATTAAATGCTTCAAATGGGAATGGCCATAAAGTTTTAGGTCTTATAAGACCTGCTTTTATACCTTCTTCTCTTAAACTTTCTATTGTATTTTTAACGATTCTTGAAGTAGTTCCGTATGCTACGAATACTATTTCAGCATCCTCTGTTTTGTACATTTCATATGCAGTTTCATTTTTTTCTATTTCTTTATATTTAGCATCTAAATTTATACAGTGATCTTCTAGAGATTTTGGATCTAAGTATAAAGAGTTTATTATATTTGGTTTTCTCTCCATTTTAGTTCCAACACTAGCCCAAGTTTTTGGAGCTAATTCTCTTGTTTTAGGCTTATTAAATTCTACTGGTTCCATCATTTGACCTATCATACCATCTCCAACTA
The nucleotide sequence above comes from Paraclostridium bifermentans. Encoded proteins:
- a CDS encoding 3-methyl-2-oxobutanoate dehydrogenase subunit VorB gives rise to the protein MAKILMKGNEAIGKAAMEAGCKYFFGYPITPQNELPEYMSRELPKNGGAFVQAESEVSAINMVYGAAGAGARVMTSSSSPGIALKQEGITYAAGAELPCVVVNIMRGGPGLGGIQPSQSDYFMSTRGGGNGDYRTPVYAPATVQEAVDMVMEAFEVADFYRTPVMVVGDGMIGQMMEPVEFNKPKTRELAPKTWASVGTKMERKPNIINSLYLDPKSLEDHCINLDAKYKEIEKNETAYEMYKTEDAEIVFVAYGTTSRIVKNTIESLREEGIKAGLIRPKTLWPFPFEAFNQIPEAKNLLTVEMSTGQMVEDVRLAIEGRLPVHFYGRTGGMIPSPAEIAAKAKEIVEQSQQVAMGGAR